A portion of the Mesobacillus jeotgali genome contains these proteins:
- a CDS encoding MetQ/NlpA family ABC transporter substrate-binding protein → MKKILLALIVLSLAVISTACSSSSSSAKSGETVKVKLGVSGTDHRVWDFVAKKAEKEGIEVEIVTFSDYVQPNLALAEGELDANSFQTVSYFDAFIKEHNLDLVPIATTQIAPMGIYSDKYKDVKDIPEGGKIALANEATNMGRGLLLLQEAGLIKLEEGFDGVGSLDKVVENPKNLELVTLVAGQTPRVMPDVAASIINNGIAVDAGLTPKKDAIFLESATATPYINIIAVREEDKDNKTLKKLAELYQQDDTKEFIEKEYKGNTIPTFVPLSEIGW, encoded by the coding sequence ATGAAAAAAATCCTATTAGCATTAATCGTACTTAGTCTCGCAGTAATCAGCACAGCATGCTCAAGCTCTTCATCATCAGCTAAAAGCGGAGAAACCGTCAAAGTGAAACTTGGTGTCAGCGGAACAGATCACCGAGTCTGGGATTTTGTCGCCAAAAAGGCAGAAAAAGAAGGAATTGAAGTCGAAATCGTCACTTTCTCTGATTATGTCCAACCGAACCTTGCCCTTGCAGAAGGTGAATTGGATGCAAACTCATTCCAGACCGTTTCCTATTTTGACGCATTTATCAAGGAACATAATCTTGACCTTGTACCAATCGCAACAACACAAATTGCACCAATGGGTATTTATTCAGATAAATACAAAGACGTGAAAGACATCCCAGAAGGCGGCAAGATCGCCCTTGCAAATGAAGCTACGAACATGGGAAGAGGACTTCTTTTACTGCAGGAAGCGGGATTGATCAAACTTGAAGAAGGCTTTGACGGAGTTGGTTCTTTAGATAAAGTCGTTGAAAATCCAAAGAACCTTGAACTTGTAACGCTGGTAGCTGGCCAGACTCCAAGGGTAATGCCGGATGTAGCAGCTTCCATCATCAACAATGGAATCGCGGTTGACGCGGGACTCACACCAAAGAAGGATGCAATCTTCCTTGAGAGTGCGACAGCCACACCGTATATCAACATCATCGCAGTCCGCGAAGAAGATAAGGACAATAAAACGTTGAAAAAGTTAGCGGAACTTTATCAACAGGATGACACCAAAGAATTCATCGAGAAAGAATATAAAGGAAATACAATTCCTACATTTGTGCCTCTTAGTGAAATTGGATGGTAA
- a CDS encoding BC1872 family protein: MTKTDAIARRILGWKLNRWDRWFDYEKGVLINDSEFQPEQNLLHAMLIVERLEKLGYTFSSNGVSEAAFNQFKGTGENLPEAITNAAYAIIENDSVVSSASLWRKLS, from the coding sequence ATGACAAAAACAGATGCCATTGCACGGAGGATTTTAGGTTGGAAGCTGAACAGATGGGATCGCTGGTTTGATTATGAAAAAGGTGTATTGATCAATGACTCCGAATTCCAGCCAGAACAAAACCTTTTGCATGCGATGCTGATTGTCGAAAGACTAGAGAAGCTGGGCTACACTTTTTCATCAAACGGGGTCTCTGAAGCTGCTTTTAATCAATTCAAAGGGACAGGAGAAAATCTTCCTGAAGCAATCACGAATGCAGCCTATGCCATCATTGAGAATGACTCTGTTGTCTCGAGTGCGTCACTTTGGCGAAAATTATCCTGA
- a CDS encoding cytochrome ubiquinol oxidase subunit I has product MGNEESVFFSRVLTELTLSFHIIYATIGVGIPLMIMIAQWLGIKKQDEHYILLARRWTRGFVITVAVGVVTGTAIGLQLSLLWPNFMELAGNVIALPLFMETFAFFFEAIFLGIYLYTWDRFENQKKHLLLLIPVAIGASFSAVFITIVNAFMNAPQGFDLVDGQLVNINPILAMFNPAMPTKVAHVLATAYMTSAFILASIGAYRMLKGSDHIYHKKAVFLTMKIGLVFSIAAAIIGDFSGKYLAEYQPEKLAAAEWHFETHEGAPLMLYGVLEDGEVKYALKIPYALSILAHSNPNAEVIGLNDFPEDEIPPLYIHYLFDGMVTIGIWMTVLSLVYVFGVWMNWSFIRTRWYRWLIVFGGPLSMLAIELGWWFAEVGRQPWILRGIMKVDEAATTSGQVDMMLIMFAGLYLILAIGSIVVLTRMFRKNPVEQELADRQAEKEGEGR; this is encoded by the coding sequence ATGGGGAATGAAGAATCGGTGTTTTTCAGCCGCGTTTTAACGGAGCTTACTTTATCTTTCCACATTATCTATGCCACAATAGGCGTCGGCATTCCGCTCATGATCATGATTGCTCAGTGGCTGGGAATTAAAAAGCAGGATGAACATTATATTTTACTGGCCAGGAGATGGACACGCGGCTTTGTGATTACGGTAGCTGTTGGAGTTGTGACAGGGACAGCGATTGGTTTGCAGCTTTCCTTGCTGTGGCCGAATTTCATGGAACTTGCAGGTAATGTAATCGCCCTTCCATTGTTCATGGAGACATTTGCGTTTTTCTTTGAAGCTATTTTTCTAGGAATCTATTTATATACATGGGATCGTTTCGAGAATCAGAAGAAGCACTTGTTATTATTAATTCCAGTAGCGATTGGCGCGTCATTTTCAGCAGTGTTCATTACGATCGTTAATGCATTCATGAATGCGCCGCAAGGCTTCGATCTGGTCGATGGCCAGCTTGTCAATATCAATCCAATCCTGGCGATGTTCAATCCCGCGATGCCGACAAAAGTAGCGCATGTGCTTGCCACTGCATATATGACATCGGCCTTTATACTCGCCTCGATTGGTGCATACAGAATGCTGAAAGGGTCAGATCATATTTATCATAAAAAAGCTGTATTTTTGACAATGAAAATAGGTTTGGTTTTTTCAATTGCCGCAGCGATCATCGGTGACTTTTCAGGTAAGTACTTGGCAGAGTACCAGCCGGAAAAGCTGGCCGCTGCAGAATGGCATTTTGAGACACATGAAGGTGCTCCATTAATGTTATACGGAGTTCTGGAAGATGGTGAGGTAAAATACGCTCTTAAAATTCCGTATGCGCTCAGCATTTTGGCACACAGCAACCCAAATGCAGAAGTGATTGGTCTGAATGATTTTCCAGAAGACGAAATCCCGCCACTCTATATTCACTATTTGTTTGATGGGATGGTTACCATCGGTATATGGATGACGGTGCTTTCACTTGTATATGTGTTTGGTGTCTGGATGAATTGGAGTTTTATCCGAACCAGGTGGTACCGCTGGCTTATTGTCTTTGGCGGTCCATTATCAATGCTGGCCATCGAGCTTGGCTGGTGGTTTGCTGAAGTGGGCAGGCAGCCATGGATTTTAAGGGGAATCATGAAGGTTGACGAAGCAGCGACGACAAGCGGCCAGGTTGATATGATGCTGATTATGTTTGCGGGTTTATATTTGATTCTTGCAATTGGAAGCATTGTGGTATTAACAAGGATGTTCCGGAAAAATCCTGTTGAACAAGAACTGGCAGACAGGCAAGCCGAAAAGGAAGGTGAGGGACGATGA
- a CDS encoding M20 family metallopeptidase: MSTSLNLQNELKDIITQNVELNKDLYLKTSHEIHERPEIGNEEFFAAARLTTILENEGFTVEKAVAGHETSFVARKKSSKPGPAIAFLAEYDALPGIGHACGHNIIGTTSVAAAIALSKVLEETGGEAVVFGTPAEEGGPNGSAKGSFVKHGLVEGIEAALMLHPSGQTRLTTSSLAVDPLDFEYIGKPAHAAASPHEGINALDAVIQLFNGINALRQQLTDDVRIHGIITHGGDAPNIIPEYAKARFFIRAATRSGLNEVTRRVKAVAEGAALATGAKLNIIAFQNEVDNILLNDRFNEVFKNVIEDLGETIATGEKGGIGSTDAGNISQVVPTIHPYIKIGPDDLVAHTVPFREAAASPLGDDALLKGAKALALTAVKLITDIDLLKDIKVEFELRKAAENN, translated from the coding sequence ATGTCAACATCATTAAATTTGCAAAATGAATTAAAGGATATTATTACTCAGAATGTGGAGCTTAATAAAGACCTTTATTTGAAAACCAGCCACGAAATCCATGAACGCCCGGAGATTGGGAATGAAGAATTTTTCGCTGCTGCCCGGCTCACAACGATTTTAGAAAACGAAGGTTTTACAGTGGAAAAGGCGGTTGCCGGACATGAAACCAGCTTTGTTGCACGTAAAAAGTCAAGTAAACCCGGACCAGCCATTGCCTTTTTGGCAGAATATGATGCCCTTCCGGGGATTGGCCACGCATGCGGGCATAATATCATAGGCACAACAAGTGTCGCAGCTGCCATTGCTCTTAGTAAGGTATTGGAAGAAACCGGCGGTGAAGCGGTCGTTTTTGGAACACCCGCTGAAGAGGGGGGCCCAAACGGAAGCGCGAAAGGAAGCTTCGTCAAGCACGGTCTTGTTGAAGGAATCGAAGCAGCGCTCATGCTGCACCCTTCCGGACAAACAAGGTTGACAACTAGCTCCCTTGCTGTTGACCCGCTGGACTTTGAATACATTGGGAAGCCAGCTCACGCCGCCGCATCGCCGCATGAAGGGATAAATGCTTTGGATGCGGTAATCCAGCTTTTCAATGGAATCAATGCACTAAGACAGCAGTTGACTGATGATGTACGAATCCATGGAATCATCACCCACGGAGGTGATGCACCAAACATCATTCCTGAGTACGCCAAAGCAAGGTTCTTCATCCGGGCTGCTACCCGAAGCGGATTAAATGAAGTAACACGACGCGTAAAAGCTGTAGCTGAAGGAGCAGCCCTTGCCACTGGAGCGAAGCTGAACATTATTGCCTTCCAGAACGAAGTTGATAATATTCTTTTGAACGATCGATTTAATGAAGTTTTTAAAAATGTTATAGAAGATCTTGGAGAAACAATTGCAACAGGTGAAAAAGGCGGAATCGGTTCAACCGATGCAGGCAATATCAGCCAGGTGGTGCCAACCATTCACCCTTATATCAAAATCGGCCCTGATGACCTCGTTGCCCATACCGTTCCTTTCAGGGAAGCCGCCGCTTCCCCACTGGGTGACGACGCCTTGCTTAAAGGGGCTAAAGCCCTTGCCTTAACAGCTGTAAAACTCATCACAGACATAGATTTATTGAAAGATATTAAGGTTGAATTCGAACTTAGAAAAGCAGCGGAAAACAATTAA
- the cydS gene encoding cytochrome bd oxidase small subunit CydS, translated as MAEFTMFYAPFIVIIASITASFWLAGKDGKVE; from the coding sequence ATGGCTGAATTCACAATGTTTTATGCACCCTTCATTGTCATCATCGCATCTATTACCGCCTCATTCTGGCTGGCTGGAAAGGATGGCAAAGTAGAATGA
- the brnQ gene encoding branched-chain amino acid transport system II carrier protein — translation MQQKTSFSTYALIGTMLFGMYFGAGNLIFPIQLGQLAGTNFWPALIGFLVTAIGLPFLGILAIGLSGSSGLRDLASRVHPIFGIAFAAVLYLTIGPFFAIPRTATVPFVVGFEPYINPGQAGLWLGIFSFVFFAVVYFFSLHPAKVMDYIGKYLTPAFLVFLFILIGFSIFKPMGDYGAPAGVYENLAFMTGFKEGYNTMDALASLAFGIVVINAIKRQGITDKKDIAKATMKSGVFAMSLMMLIYGLITYMGASSVAAIGTFENGGQIFAAVAQHYFGSFGAILLAIIIVLACLKTSIGLITACSEFFHDLYPKVSYRSFVFILSFVSFAIANFGLNNIIQFAVPVLMFLYPLAIILILLALLSPLFGHKQSVYSASMAMTFLVSFFDGYSTLAANIPSMNVSILNSVKTIYMNYLPLYDIGLGWIIPAFIGAVIGFILPKAEFHAGKYEKEL, via the coding sequence ATGCAGCAAAAAACATCATTTTCAACTTATGCACTAATTGGTACCATGCTTTTCGGCATGTATTTCGGTGCAGGAAACTTAATCTTCCCCATCCAGTTGGGACAGCTGGCAGGCACAAACTTCTGGCCAGCATTGATCGGATTCCTGGTAACAGCAATCGGTCTTCCATTTTTAGGAATATTGGCAATTGGACTTTCGGGAAGCTCTGGCCTCCGTGATTTGGCCAGCAGAGTACACCCTATATTTGGAATAGCATTTGCAGCGGTTCTTTATTTAACCATTGGGCCCTTCTTCGCGATACCGCGAACGGCAACTGTACCTTTTGTAGTTGGTTTTGAGCCCTACATTAATCCCGGACAGGCTGGCTTATGGCTTGGTATCTTCAGTTTTGTTTTCTTTGCTGTTGTTTACTTCTTTTCACTCCATCCGGCAAAGGTCATGGACTACATTGGCAAATATTTGACCCCTGCCTTTCTCGTCTTTTTATTTATTCTAATTGGATTCTCGATTTTCAAGCCTATGGGAGATTATGGGGCACCGGCCGGGGTTTATGAAAACCTAGCATTTATGACCGGATTTAAAGAGGGTTACAATACAATGGATGCCCTGGCATCCCTGGCGTTTGGAATTGTTGTCATCAATGCGATTAAAAGGCAAGGCATTACTGATAAAAAGGATATTGCCAAAGCAACAATGAAATCAGGTGTTTTCGCTATGTCATTGATGATGCTGATCTACGGACTTATAACCTATATGGGGGCATCAAGCGTTGCAGCTATTGGCACATTCGAGAATGGAGGCCAGATTTTTGCGGCAGTTGCGCAGCACTACTTTGGATCTTTCGGAGCGATTCTGCTGGCCATCATCATTGTGCTTGCTTGTTTAAAAACAAGCATTGGGCTGATCACAGCTTGCAGCGAGTTTTTCCATGATCTGTATCCAAAGGTATCATACCGGAGTTTTGTGTTTATTCTAAGCTTTGTTTCCTTTGCAATCGCAAACTTTGGTTTAAACAATATCATTCAATTCGCTGTACCGGTTTTAATGTTCCTGTATCCTTTAGCAATCATCCTGATCCTATTGGCTCTATTATCACCGCTATTTGGCCATAAACAGAGCGTTTACTCTGCTTCCATGGCGATGACATTCCTGGTGAGTTTTTTTGACGGATATAGTACATTAGCAGCAAATATTCCATCTATGAATGTTTCGATCCTCAATTCGGTAAAAACAATATACATGAACTATCTTCCTTTATACGATATAGGACTTGGGTGGATCATACCCGCCTTCATCGGAGCAGTAATTGGATTTATTTTGCCGAAAGCTGAATTTCATGCAGGAAAATACGAAAAAGAACTGTAG
- a CDS encoding DUF2935 domain-containing protein: MANPIVLRSLDEIRFWSRIMKEHALFLSLGFTHEQKQLIAEAQQFIVMFERIEEKLARFNANSDIRQINAFNNEVYQAAAAIWSYKRKVLGLTLRCEIRHNNFPLLIDHVSREAAYFANRLKELNEGKLAPEPEAIIAENVFFLKIMADHAKFIGHLLDPSERKLVEQAREFSHDFDQLVFQAVDLDSMRPQSETRPMLDQFLDQNRVSVASLRDFKKTARELIEACRIKSNIHPLLADHTFREAERFLEIIDLFEANLNGQGIKG, translated from the coding sequence ATGGCGAATCCGATTGTACTTAGGTCATTGGACGAAATAAGATTTTGGTCCAGAATCATGAAGGAGCATGCGCTATTTTTAAGTCTGGGATTTACACATGAGCAGAAACAATTAATTGCCGAGGCTCAACAGTTTATTGTTATGTTTGAACGGATTGAGGAAAAACTGGCCAGGTTTAACGCGAACTCAGATATACGTCAAATCAATGCTTTTAACAATGAGGTTTACCAGGCTGCCGCAGCGATTTGGAGTTACAAGCGAAAAGTGTTAGGTCTCACCCTGCGCTGTGAAATACGGCATAATAACTTTCCTTTACTTATTGACCACGTAAGCAGAGAAGCAGCATATTTTGCCAATCGTTTAAAGGAATTAAATGAAGGGAAACTGGCTCCGGAACCAGAGGCGATAATCGCAGAAAATGTTTTCTTCCTAAAAATCATGGCGGACCATGCAAAATTTATTGGCCATCTCTTGGATCCTTCGGAAAGGAAGCTGGTTGAACAGGCAAGGGAATTCAGCCATGATTTTGATCAATTGGTGTTCCAGGCTGTGGATTTGGATTCAATGAGACCTCAATCGGAAACCAGGCCAATGCTGGATCAATTCCTGGATCAAAACAGGGTTTCGGTTGCTTCACTAAGGGATTTTAAGAAAACAGCTAGAGAATTAATAGAAGCCTGCAGAATAAAGAGCAATATTCACCCGCTTTTAGCCGACCATACATTTAGAGAAGCAGAACGCTTTTTGGAAATCATCGATCTTTTTGAAGCTAATTTAAACGGACAGGGTATAAAAGGGTAA
- a CDS encoding DUF1259 domain-containing protein — MERREFDSMGNQTFFRFSGKHHRQEDLLEDEFESSSHMHDRDRRHAERSTVGGISARKCEELADIIGGEVVTTTPACVVQRLRNIKATILGRRTRSPLALPFALSFENSKGGKTLNLGETVILQEEINPFLTELRKRGIKVTALHNHWLFEEPRLMYMHWENVGDPFKFACDSIEAAKDAGLF, encoded by the coding sequence TTGGAAAGAAGAGAATTTGACAGCATGGGAAATCAAACATTCTTCCGCTTTTCGGGCAAACATCATAGGCAGGAGGACCTGCTGGAAGATGAATTTGAATCAAGTTCCCATATGCATGACCGTGACCGAAGGCATGCTGAACGCAGTACAGTCGGGGGCATCAGCGCAAGAAAATGCGAGGAACTTGCAGATATTATCGGAGGAGAGGTTGTAACAACTACCCCAGCATGTGTTGTGCAGCGCTTAAGAAACATAAAAGCTACGATCCTCGGACGACGTACCCGTTCCCCGCTTGCTCTTCCATTTGCACTATCATTTGAAAACAGCAAAGGCGGCAAAACCCTGAATTTAGGTGAAACTGTCATCCTGCAGGAAGAAATTAATCCTTTCCTGACAGAATTACGGAAAAGAGGAATCAAGGTAACGGCCCTTCACAATCACTGGCTATTCGAAGAACCTCGTTTAATGTACATGCATTGGGAAAATGTCGGAGATCCGTTTAAATTTGCATGTGACAGCATTGAAGCTGCAAAAGATGCTGGATTATTTTAA
- a CDS encoding YmaF family protein translates to MAKIGKDDFVKGFVPHHNHGSVDYTSMGAGHVHQCLDVTSPPILTEDHNHIHYTEGYVVFENGHSHHYQAYSGPAIPVGNGMHVHYYDFYTTENDGHRHRVKGVDQPAPGDK, encoded by the coding sequence ATGGCGAAGATAGGAAAGGATGATTTTGTAAAAGGTTTTGTACCGCATCATAACCATGGTTCGGTCGATTATACTTCTATGGGTGCAGGACATGTTCATCAATGCCTGGATGTAACTTCACCGCCCATCTTGACAGAGGATCACAACCATATCCACTACACTGAAGGGTATGTAGTCTTTGAAAATGGCCATTCCCACCATTATCAGGCTTATTCAGGACCTGCAATTCCAGTGGGAAATGGAATGCACGTGCATTATTATGATTTCTACACCACTGAAAACGATGGACACCGCCACAGGGTAAAAGGTGTTGATCAGCCAGCACCAGGTGATAAGTAA
- a CDS encoding IS3 family transposase (programmed frameshift) has translation MSKKTFTEKEIKKLSANKYVKSVSSKGITYTDDFKSLFIAKKESGKLAREIFEECGFDVEILGTDRIRSASKRWKKAYMENGVAGLRDTRPGNSGRPKDRELSLEEKNARLEAQINLLKAENELLKKNPVRGKGDEEVALPPCQKYILIRSVIEKYKLKNMVSYLCAVSGVSKSGYYNYFSVDSQKRRKRKEENDQLVKEIILKAFQFKKRKKGARQIKMTLAGQFSVVYNLKRIRRIMKKYGIICPIRKANPYRRMMKATQEHRVMPNLLNRKFKQGIPGKVLLTDITYLTYWNGQRAYLSVIKDGSTGQILAEYLSDRMTMELAINTLDKLKRNRNFKKAKNALIHSDQGTHYTHPDFQKLVKKLGLRQSMSRRGNCWDNAPIESFFGHLKDEVDIKACKTLDELRSEISKYITYYNNQRYQWNLKKMTPVQYRDHLLKTA, from the exons ATGAGTAAAAAGACATTTACAGAGAAAGAGATCAAAAAGCTTTCAGCTAACAAATATGTTAAATCTGTATCTTCAAAAGGAATCACCTATACAGATGATTTTAAGAGTTTATTTATCGCAAAAAAAGAATCAGGCAAATTGGCGAGAGAAATATTTGAAGAGTGTGGGTTTGATGTAGAAATCTTGGGGACGGATAGAATTAGGTCAGCCAGTAAAAGATGGAAGAAAGCATACATGGAGAATGGTGTGGCTGGACTGCGTGATACCAGGCCTGGAAATTCAGGGCGTCCGAAAGACAGAGAACTGTCATTAGAAGAGAAAAATGCCCGCCTGGAGGCACAAATCAACTTACTAAAGGCGGAGAACGAGCTGCTAAAAAAGA ATCCGGTTCGCGGAAAGGGGGATGAAGAAGTAGCCCTCCCCCCTTGCCAAAAGTATATCCTTATTCGTTCAGTCATTGAGAAATATAAGCTGAAGAATATGGTCAGCTATCTATGTGCGGTATCAGGTGTTTCAAAAAGTGGTTATTATAATTACTTTTCAGTGGACTCACAAAAACGAAGAAAGCGAAAAGAGGAGAATGATCAGCTGGTTAAAGAAATCATTCTAAAAGCCTTCCAATTCAAAAAGCGTAAGAAAGGCGCACGCCAAATCAAAATGACATTGGCGGGTCAATTTAGTGTTGTCTACAATCTGAAGCGCATTCGCCGAATCATGAAGAAATACGGTATTATCTGCCCCATTAGAAAGGCCAACCCTTATAGGAGAATGATGAAGGCCACCCAAGAGCACCGGGTGATGCCAAACCTGTTAAACCGTAAATTTAAGCAAGGGATACCTGGAAAAGTTCTGCTTACTGATATTACTTATCTAACTTACTGGAATGGACAAAGAGCTTACTTATCCGTCATAAAGGATGGGTCGACAGGTCAAATCCTGGCTGAGTATTTATCTGACCGGATGACCATGGAACTCGCCATTAACACCCTGGACAAGCTGAAGAGGAATCGAAACTTCAAGAAGGCTAAGAATGCGTTAATTCACTCTGATCAGGGGACTCACTATACCCACCCTGATTTTCAGAAACTCGTCAAGAAGCTGGGCTTGCGTCAGTCAATGTCCAGACGTGGAAACTGTTGGGACAACGCCCCTATAGAATCCTTTTTTGGCCACCTTAAAGACGAGGTTGATATAAAAGCATGTAAGACTTTAGATGAACTGAGAAGTGAGATAAGCAAGTATATTACTTACTATAATAATCAGAGATATCAGTGGAATCTAAAGAAGATGACCCCTGTTCAATACAGAGATCATCTTCTTAAAACTGCATAG
- a CDS encoding cytochrome d ubiquinol oxidase subunit II: MTLEIIGITVLWLFLFGYVIVASIDFGAGFFNAYSLFRGKQHILTRIIQRYLSPVWEVTNVFLVFFFVGMVGFFPKTAYYYGTILLVPASIAVVLLAIRGSYYAFTTYGGLMHKRYTYLYGLSGLFIPASLSIVLTISEGGFVTETASGIDLDYWVLFTSPLTWSIVVLSLAAVLYISAVFLTWYAHKAQDEPATELLRKYALIWSVPAIIAATGIIVELKDHNPEHYSRIIDLWWMFAISFILFAGTVYLLGKRKSYGAAFGLLTGQFLIAFFAYGISHYPYLLYPFLSIYDSFTNEAMAVALIIAFIAGLGLLLPSLYLLLRLFLFNKDYVQGKRNDHV; encoded by the coding sequence ATGACTCTTGAAATAATCGGGATTACCGTTCTATGGCTTTTTCTTTTTGGATATGTCATCGTCGCTTCCATTGATTTTGGAGCAGGATTCTTCAATGCTTACAGCCTTTTCCGGGGAAAACAGCATATCCTGACGCGGATCATCCAGCGCTATTTATCCCCTGTTTGGGAAGTGACGAATGTATTCCTGGTGTTTTTCTTTGTAGGGATGGTCGGTTTTTTTCCTAAAACTGCTTATTACTATGGAACTATCCTTTTGGTTCCTGCCAGCATAGCCGTTGTCCTGCTGGCGATTCGCGGATCATATTACGCTTTTACGACTTATGGCGGCTTGATGCATAAAAGATATACGTATCTTTATGGATTATCTGGATTGTTCATCCCGGCCTCATTGTCGATTGTACTAACAATATCAGAGGGTGGCTTTGTCACCGAAACCGCGTCGGGAATTGATCTGGATTACTGGGTGCTATTCACTAGCCCGCTGACATGGAGCATTGTTGTTCTAAGTCTGGCTGCAGTTCTTTATATATCTGCAGTATTTCTAACGTGGTATGCACATAAGGCACAGGATGAACCGGCAACAGAGCTGCTTCGAAAATATGCCCTGATCTGGTCGGTTCCAGCCATCATTGCCGCAACAGGAATCATAGTCGAGCTGAAGGACCACAACCCGGAACATTACAGCCGGATCATCGATTTATGGTGGATGTTCGCCATCTCCTTCATCCTGTTTGCCGGAACCGTTTATTTACTAGGGAAACGCAAATCATATGGAGCGGCATTCGGACTTTTAACAGGACAGTTTTTAATCGCATTCTTTGCCTATGGCATTTCGCATTACCCATATTTGCTCTATCCTTTTCTCAGCATATACGACAGCTTTACAAACGAAGCCATGGCAGTCGCGCTGATCATAGCCTTTATAGCCGGGCTTGGACTATTGCTCCCGTCATTGTATTTATTGCTTAGGCTGTTTCTGTTCAATAAGGACTATGTACAGGGAAAAAGGAATGACCATGTATAG
- a CDS encoding LLM class flavin-dependent oxidoreductase, which translates to MVKLSVLDQSVISAGDTAAQAFRKTADLAQITEELGYTRFWVAEHHNTNGIAGSSPEILISHIASLTKKIRVGSGGVLLPQYSPYKVAENFKVLEALFPNRIDAGLGRSPGGSATTRLALTDGLRKSLNEFPRQISDLKGFLMNELPDSHPFYGVKAFPNQTTLPELWLLGITHRGARLAAENGTAFTYGHFITPVNGKRAMEQYYREFQPSPFLKRPKANVCIFVICAETQEKAEELALSQDLWLLRVEKGLDTRIPSLEEAKNTTLTAADRSKIVENRKRMVIGTPDLVKKELSRLSHSYKTEEFMIINNLHSFNDKVKTYTLLAEALL; encoded by the coding sequence ATGGTGAAATTAAGTGTACTTGACCAATCCGTCATCAGCGCGGGAGATACAGCTGCTCAGGCTTTTAGAAAGACGGCAGACCTTGCACAAATTACAGAAGAGCTTGGTTATACTAGGTTCTGGGTTGCCGAGCATCACAACACCAATGGCATTGCTGGATCCTCTCCCGAAATACTGATATCCCATATAGCTTCTTTGACCAAAAAAATCAGGGTAGGATCTGGAGGTGTTCTGCTTCCTCAATATAGTCCCTATAAAGTTGCGGAGAACTTCAAGGTTCTAGAAGCCCTGTTTCCAAACAGGATTGACGCCGGTCTTGGTCGTTCTCCAGGCGGATCGGCAACAACCAGGCTTGCATTGACAGATGGACTTCGAAAAAGCTTGAATGAATTCCCGAGGCAAATTAGTGATCTAAAAGGGTTCTTAATGAATGAGCTCCCTGACAGCCATCCCTTTTATGGGGTTAAGGCTTTTCCAAATCAAACAACTCTTCCTGAACTTTGGTTATTAGGAATCACCCATCGCGGAGCAAGACTTGCTGCTGAAAATGGGACAGCTTTTACATATGGTCATTTCATTACGCCTGTTAATGGAAAAAGGGCAATGGAACAATATTACAGGGAGTTTCAGCCATCACCATTCCTGAAAAGGCCTAAAGCTAATGTTTGTATTTTCGTTATATGTGCTGAAACTCAGGAGAAGGCCGAAGAACTGGCTTTGAGCCAGGATTTGTGGCTTTTACGGGTTGAAAAGGGGTTGGATACCAGAATACCCTCATTAGAAGAAGCAAAGAATACCACGCTAACGGCTGCGGACCGGAGCAAAATAGTCGAAAATCGGAAAAGGATGGTCATCGGAACACCCGATTTGGTAAAAAAGGAGCTCTCAAGGCTTAGTCATTCCTATAAGACTGAGGAGTTCATGATTATCAACAATCTGCACAGCTTCAATGATAAGGTAAAGACATACACCTTGCTTGCGGAGGCACTGCTTTAA